The genomic window CTGGAACACCAAAACAGAGTGCACTTCATCGAAACAACTACGAAGCAGAGTCTGAGATCATAGATCCTCTTAGCACATACTGCAAGTCATGAAACCCAAAGAGTGAAGGCCGCGAACGTCCACGTTGAACCTTGCCACTTCAATCATACACCGTGTACTGGTTTCAGACATATGGGCTCATGCACCTTTGCTTTAGGATTAGGATCATCAATGGAGAACGTAAGCAAGGTACCCTTTCCATCATCAGCTATCTCATCTTTGGGCAGAATTAAGTTGTATCCCTTCGGTAGCCCATCAGACAATGATGAGCTTCGTATCTTGTAAACTGATATCTGATAATAGCTGGTACTAAAGGAGTGGTAGGACACTGTACATTTGAACTTGAAGTTTGTAGCTTTAGGTTGGATGCAGACGACAGAGATGCCATGCCCGACAGGCTCTAGTACCACGTTGAGTAGGAAAATTTGTCTGTCTTTGGTACGCAGAAAGTGTAAGCCTGGTTCTAGGCGGAACGTGACATCTTCAGAGTATTTGATGGTTGTAGACGGCCACTTGTGCTGGGTAGTGAAATGGTCAAGGAGGGCATCGGTTACCCCTGCAAAGCTGCAGCTGGACTCCGGGCAGAAACATGGAGCGTTCGGGCATTCCTTTTCGTGTTCTTCTTTCTGGTAATAAGTGAGCTTCTCAGCGCATCCATATTTGACATTGGAACAAGGTACCGTGACTGATTCCATGAGACGCTCCATCCCTAAACAGCGCTTGAAGGTAGTTTCGGCAGAGCATAAGTGACACTTGTTGCGCACAAGCTTCGGACGGCAAGAGGAGCATATGAAATGCCCCACAGAACACTGTGCAAGTGCAACAAACAGGAAGGAGCATCAGTGAGAGAAACTTTTTTAACGGAAATAAGTGTTGAATGAAGTACTACAATAGCAACATGATAAGTTAAGTACCACAAAAAATTATGCAACTATTCATGTAGGGGCTCGTGTTGGTCCATGCGACATGCTAGTCTGTAAGTCTGAACTTGTGAAGTTTTTAGTGTGATCGATATACAACTCCAAAGGGGAGCAGACCAAACATAATGCTATTAGAGATGTAATATATCATCTGCCCCCGACCCATATATAGCCTACTAGGGAACAGCTGCGGACTAGAAATCGGTGTACATAGTTGCTAACAGTTTCAGTCTCGATCAAACTAGTAGTGTCCTAAATAATTCTCTACAAAAACGAAATTTCAGCAACTCCATTCCAAGAAACTGGTTTTAGCAAGTAGCCTTCTATCCAAAGGTTATTTAATCATAATTTTTAATTTCATCTGAACTTTGAGATACAGGTAATTGAATATATGCACATGTAAGTACCTGGTATATCGGAGGTTTTAGGGGATGAAAGCAGACGGGGCAGTCGAGGGCGTCCATCCCCATGCTGACATTCCGCCTCTTGCCGCTGCTCTCCCCATCTCCATGGGCTTCTACTCGTCTCTTGCTAGAGGTACCACCCTCCATCGCCACCAAAACTCTTGATCTTACAACCTCACCAATCTGTTTCTGGGATACTGCCGTGGTTCGGAAAGTAGTAGTAGCAGGTGATACCTCCAGTGCCCGACATATATAGGCAGATGTGGCCGTGGGAGCTGGAGAGTCTAGAGCCCATCCGTATTCCAAGATGATAAATGGGCAATGGTACCGAGGAGGAAACTGGTTCGCTTTTACATACGGTTGGAAAGAAAACCCGGTTGAGGTCCTCCTTGTTGACTGTGCCCTTGGCCGCCCGTTGCTCCGACGGCGTGCAATACTCCAATCCATGATCCGAGGTGAGGAGACACACACTCATGCTACTTTTCCCCACTGCCCCCGCTTCGCTCCGCtcggggcgacgcgggcggcgacccACCCTAGCCACCGAACCCCCTCCACCTCCCTCCCactcctcgccgccgcccgagggGTTGCCGGCGAAGGCTGTGCGACTGCCAAGGAAGGCGGCGGCGAGGCCTTGCTGCTTCGTCTTCTCGCGGAGGGCTTCGGAAGCCGAGGCAACGGCCTCGGGCGGTGCGGCGGCGCCGGCTCTGCGGCAAGCGGCGCTCGCTggtgctcctcctcccccttggcTGTGCGGGCGGCGAGCGGTGGAGGCGTCGGGCGCAGGTCGCGGCGGGTGGCCTGGTGCCCCTGGCTGCGAGTCAGATCTGGAGGTCCTTCCTCGCCCTTCCTTTGCCTTTTCCCCACTGTATGTGGTGTGTGGCGGTTGATGGTCGCCGGATCCATGGAAGGTGGGGACGCCGGAGGTGCGAGAGAAATCTTTGGCCGGCTTTCCGGTCACGACGGCGGCGACGCCTGCTGGCGCTGTTCCCCTTCTCGAAGGCGCCGTCGAGGTTCGATCCCCGCCCCCTCCCTTCTCATACCCGGATGAAAACCTTAGCCAGTTCTGGGCTTGGCGGCAGCGGCGCGGCATCCGCGCCGTCACCTTGCTGAAGGTGTCGTCTTGGGCGAGTTGGGGGTGTGCACTGGCGTTTTGATGTGGTTTTCCGGCGAGCAGCGACATGGCAGTTGGAGGTAGCGCTGGGAAGCCAATTTTCACAAGATTAGCTCCTTGTATTTGTCTTGTAGACCggccgtgtgtgtgtgtgcgcttgCCGGTGAGTCGGCGCAATTGCCATGGTAGGGGAGGGGATAGGGTTCCTCTCCCAGTGAGCAGCAACACGGTGTGGGCGGTTTAGACATTAATTCATTGAGCATTGATCTTATCTCAGCTACGGTCGCTTATCAACTCTGCTATTTGTTCCATCGGCGTCCTCGTCCTTCAACAGCTTCGTTTCTTCGTGTATGACTCAGTGAGCTGTGGTTGGGCTCTTCTCCTGGCGATCTTTGCTCAGTGGGTTGGTCATGCTGAGAATCTCCCTAGGTGCTCCAGAATATATTCCGTTCCTTTGCTCTAGGGTGAGTTGCTCCAATTTCCGACGGTCCGGCGCCCTTCGATCCAGGGTGAGGGGCAGGGGTCCCCTTCGGAATTGGAGAGGGAAGGTTCAATGACGGTGGTCTCCTTTCGGAGTGAAGGGTGTGTTCATCTCCACTAGGCGGGTCTTCCTCTTGAAGTTCTCTCGCTGTCATGCTTCGGTGTTTCATTCACGTCGAAGGGCTCCCTGAGCATTAAGCTAGTTTCACTGTAGTATCTTCTTGTGCTTTCTGTTGGGGTGCTTGTAGGCTGTTTTGGTAGCACCTTGTATCTGCCGCTTTtagtttctttgttttctttctcgtTATAAGGGCGATTGTaattcctggccggttgatggctttgttaattcaaagccgggctctgcttgagccttcgttctaaaaaaaatacTCCAATCCATACTCTTTTAAAAAAACTTTCGATCATCTAACACATTAAGGTAGCACAAAGAACATCAAAAGTAAAAAAATTACATTCATATCCGTAGACCACTGAGCGACAACCACAGTCACTAGAGCAAATAGACGGGATGCCGCCATTATCAGCCCTCCCTCATCGGAGCGGGGCAAAACTTATTATACTAGACAATTGGCAAGTTGTCCCGTATATATGATCAGCTCACCAGAATTGCAATCGCCATCTATGATGAGATGCATAGATCGNNNNNNNNNNNNNNNNNNNNNNNNNNNNNNNNNNNNNNNNNNNNNNNNNNNNNNNNNNNNNNNNNNNNNNNNNNNNNNNNNNNNNNNNNNNNNNNNNNNNNNNNNNNNNNNNNNNNNNNNNNNNNNNNNNNNNNNNNNNNNNNNNNNNNNNNNNNNNNNNNNNNNNNNNNNNNNNNNNNNNNNNNNNNNNNNNNNNNNNNNNNNNNNNNNNNNNNNNNNNNNNNNNNNNNNNNNNNNNNNNNNNNNNNNNNNNNNNNNNNNNNNNNNNNNNNNNNNNNNNNNNNNNNNNNNNNNNNNNNNNNNNNNNNNNNNNNNNNNNNNNNNNNNNNNNNNNNNNNNNNNNNNNNNNNNNNNNNNNNNNNNNNNNNNNNNNNNNNNNNNNNNNNNNNNNNNNNNNNNNNNNNNNNNNNNNNNNNNNNNNNNNNNNNNNNNNNNNNNNNNNNNNNNNNNNNNNNNNNNNNNNNNNNNNNNNNNNNNNNNNNNNNNNNNNNNNNNNNNNNNNNNNNNNNNNNNNNNNNNNNNNNNNNNNNNNNNNNNNNNNNNNNNNNNNNNNNNNNNNNNNNNNNNNNNNNNNNNNNNNNNNNNNNNNNNNNNNNNNNNNNNNNNNNNNNNNNNNNNNNNNNNNNNNNNNNNNNNNNNNNNNNNNNNNNNNNNNNNNNNNNNNNNNNNNNNNNNNNNNNNNNNNNNNNNNNNNNNNNNNNNNNNNNNNNNNNNNNNNNNNNNNNNNNNNNNNNNNNNNNNNNNNNNNNNNNNNNNNNNNNNNNNNNNNNNNNNNNNNNNNNNNNNNNNNNNNNNNNNNNNNNNNNNNNNNNNNNNNNNNNNNNNNNNNNNNNNNNNNNNNNNNNNNNNNNNNNNNNNNNNNNNNNNNNNNNNNNNNNNNNNNNNNNNNNNNNNNNNNNNNNNNNNNNNNNNNNNNNNNNNNNNNNNNNNNNNNNNNNNNNNNNNNNNNNNNNNNNNNNNNNNNNNNNNNNNNNNNNNNNNNNNNNNNNNNNNNNNNNNNNNNNNNNNNNNNNNNNNNNNNNNNNNNNNNNNNNNNNNNNNNNNNNNNNNNNNNNNNNNNNNNNNNNNNNNNNNNNNNNNNNNNNNNNNNNNNNNNNNNNNNNNNNNNNNNNNNNNNNNNNNNNNNNNNNNNNNNNNNNNNNNNNNNNNNNNNNNNNNNNNNNNNNNNNNNNNNNNNNNNNNNNNNNNNNNNNNNNNNNNNNNNNNNNNNNNNNNNNNNNNNNNNNNNNNNNNNNNNNNNNNNNNNNNNNNNNNNNNNNNNNNNNNNNNNNNNNNNNNNNNNNNNNNNNNNNNNNNNNNNNNNNNNNNNNNNNNNNNNNNNNNNNNNNNNNNNNNNNNNNNNNNNNNNNNNNNNNNNNNNNNNNNNNNNNNNNNNNNNNNNNNNNNNNNNNNNNNNNNNNNNNNNNNNNNNNNNNNNNNNNNNNNNNNNNNNNNNNNNNNNNNNNNNNNNNNNNNNNNNNNNNNNNNNNNNNNNNNNNNNNNNNNNNNNNNNNNNNNNNNNNNNNNNNNNNNNNNNNNNNNNNNNNNNNNNNNNNNNNNNNNNNNNNNNNNNNNNNNNNNNNNNNNNNNNNNNNNNNNNNNNNNNNNNNNNNNNNNNNNNNNNNNNNNNNNNNNNNNNNNNNNNNNNNNNNNNNNNNNNNNNNNNNNNNNNNNNNNNNNNNNNNNNNNNNNNNNNNNNNNNNNNNNNNNNNNNNNNNNNNNNNNNNNNNNNNNNNNNNNNNNNNNNNNNNNNNNNNNNNNNNNNNNNNNNNNNNNNNNNNNNNNNNNNNNNNNNNNNNNNNNNNNNNNNNNNNNNNNNNNNNNNNNNNNNNNNNNNNNNNNNNNNNNNNNNNNNNNNNNNNNNNNNNNNNNNNNNNNNNNNNNNNNNNNNNNNNNNNNNNNNNNNNNNNNNNNNNNNNNNNNNNNNNNNNNNNNNNNNNNNNNNNNNNNNNNNNNNNNNNNNNNNNNNNNNNNNNNNNNNNNNNNNNNNNNNNNNNNNNNNNNNNNNNNNNNNNNNNNNNNNNNNNNNNNNNNNNNNNNNNNNNNNNNNNNNNNNNNNNNNNNNNNNNNNNNNNNNNNNNNNNNNNNNNNNNNNNNNNNNNNNNNNNNNNNNNNNNNNNNNNNNNNNNNNNNNNNNNNNNNNNNNNNNNNNNNNNNNNNNNNNNNNNNNNNNNNNNNNNNNNNNNNNNNNNNNNNNNNNNNNNNNNNNNNNNNNNNNNNNNNNNNNNNNNNNNNNNNNNNNNNNNNNNNNNNNNNNNNNNNNNNNNNNNNNNNNNNNNNNNNNNNNNNNNNNNNNNNNNNNNNNNNNNNNNNNNNNNNNNNNNNNNNNNNNNNNNNNNNNNNNNNNNNNNNNNNNNNNNNNNNNNNNNNNNNNNNNNNNNNNNNNNNNNNNNNNNNNNNNNNNNNNNNNNNNNNNNNNNNNNNNNNNNNNNNNNNNNNNNNNNNNNNNNNNNNNNNNNNNNNNNNNNNNNNNNNNNNNNNNNNNNNNNNNNNNNNNNNNNNNNNNNNNNNNNNNNNNNNNNNNNNNNNNNNNNNNNNNNNNNNNNNNNNNNNNNNNNNNNNNNNNNNNNNNNNNNNNNNNNNNNNNNNNNNNNNNNNNNNNNNNNNNNNNNNNNNNNNNNNNNNNNNNNNNNNNNNNNNNNNNNNNNNNNNNNNNNNNNNNNNNNNNNNNNNNNNNNNNNNNNNNNNNNNNNNNNNNNNNNNNNNNNNNNNNNNNNNNNNNNNNNNNNNNNNNNNNNNNNNNNNNNNNNNNNNNNNNNNNNNNNNNNNNNNNNNNNNNNNNNNNNNNNNNNNNNNNNNNNNNNNNNNNNNNNNNNNNNNNNNNNNNNNNNNNNNNNNNNNNNNNNNNNNNNNNNNNNNNNNNNNNNNNNNNNNNNNNNNNNNNNNNNNNNNNNNNNNNNNNNNNNNNNNNNNNNNNNNNNNNNNNNNNNNNNNNNNNNNNNNNNNNNNNNNNNNNNNNNNNNNNNNNNNNNNNNNNNNNNNNNNNNNNNNNNNNNNNNNNNNNNNNNNNNNNNNNNNNNNNNNNNNNNNNNNNNNNNNNNNNNNNNNNNNNNNNNNNNNNNNNNNNNNNNNNNNNNNNNNNNNNNNNNNNNNNNNNNNNNNNNNNNNNNNNNNNNNNNNNNNNNNNNNNNNNNNNNNNNNNNNNNNNNNNNNNNNNNNNNNNNNNNNNNNNNNNNNNNNNNNNNNNNNNNNNNNNNNNNNNNNNNNNNNNNNNNNNNNNNNNNNNNNNNNNNNNNNNNNNNNNNNNNNNNNNNNNNNNNNNNNNNNNNNNNNNNNNNNNNNNNNNNNNNNNNNNNNNNNNNNNNNNNNNNNNNNNNNNNNNNNNNNNNNNNNNNNNNNNNNNNNNNNNNNNNNNNNNNNNNNNNNNNNNNNNNNNNNNNNNNNNNNNNNNNNNNNNNNNNNNNNNNNNNNNNNNNNNNNNNNNNNNNNNNNNNNNNNNNNNNNNNNNNNNNNNNNNNNNNNNNNNNNNNNNNNNNNNNNNNNNNNNNNNNNNNNNNNNNNNNNNNNNNNNNNNNNNNNNNNNNNNNNNNNNNNNNNNNNNNNNNNNNNNNNNNNNNNNNNNNNNNNNNNNNNNNNNNNNNNNNNNNNNNNNNNNNNNNNNNNNNNNNNNNNNNNNNNNNNNNNNNNNNNNNNNNNNNNNNNNNNNNNNNNNNNNNNNNNNNNNNNNNNNNNNNNNNNNNNNNNNNNNNNNNNNNNNNNNNNNNNNNNNNNNNNNNNNNNNNNNNNNNNNNNNNNNNNNNNNNNNNNNNNNNNNNNNNNNNNNNNNNNNNNNNNNNNNNNNNNNNNNNNNNNNNNNNNNNNNNNNNNNNNNNNNNNNNNNNNNNNNNNNNNNNNNNNNNNNNNNNNNNNNNNNNNNNNNNNNNNNNNNNNNNNNNNNNNNNNNNNNNNNNNNNNNNNNNNNNNNNNNNNNNNNNNNNNNNNNNNNNNNNNNNNNNNNNNNNNNNNNNNNNNNNNNNNNNNNNNNNNNNNNNNNNNNNNNNNNNNNNNNNNNNNNNNNNNNNNNNNNNNNNNNNNNNNNNNNNNNNNNNNNNNNNNNNNNNNNNNNNNNNNNNNNNNNNNNNNNNNNNNNNNNNNNNNNNNNNNNNNNNNNNNNNNNNNNNNNNNNNNNNNNNNNNNNNNNNNNNNNNNNNNNNNNNNNNNNNNNNNNNNNNNNNNNNNNNNNNNNNNNNNNNNNNNNNNNNNNNNNNNNNNNNNNNNNNNNNNNNNNNNNNNNNNNNNNNNNNNNNNNNNNNNNNNNNNNNNNNNNNNNNNNNNNNNNNNNNNNNNNNNNNNNNNNNNNNNNNNNNNNNNNNNNNNNNNNNNNNNNNNNNNNNNNNNNNNNNNNNNNNNNNNNNNNNNNNNNNNNNNNNNNNNNNNNNNNNNNNNNNNNNNNNNNNNNNNNNNNNNNNNNNNNNNNNNNNNNNNNNNNNNNNNNNNNNNNNNNNNNNNNNNNNNNNNNNNNNNNNNNNNNNNNNNNNNNNNNNNNNNNNNNNNNNNNNNNNNNNNNNNNNNNNNNNNNNNNNNNNNNNNNNNNNNNNNNNNNNNNNNNNNNNNNNNNNNNNNNNNNNNNNNNNNNNNNNNNNNNNNNNNNNNNNNNNNNNNNNNNNNNNNNNNNNNNNNNNNNNNNNNNNNNNNNNNNNNNNNNNNNNNNNNNNNNNNNNNNNNNNNNNNNNNNNNNNNNNNNNNNNNNNNNNNNNNNNNNNNNNNNNNNNNNNNNNNNNNNNNNNNNNNNNNNNNNNNNNNNNNNNNNNNNNNNNNNNNNNNNNNNNNNNNNNNNNNNNNNNNNNNNNNNNNNNNNNNNNNNNNNNNNNNNNNNNNNNNNNNNNNNNNNNNNNNNNNNNNNNNNNNNNNNNNNNNNNNNNNNNNNNNNNNNNNNNNNNNNNN from Triticum aestivum cultivar Chinese Spring chromosome 3B, IWGSC CS RefSeq v2.1, whole genome shotgun sequence includes these protein-coding regions:
- the LOC123067172 gene encoding E3 ubiquitin-protein ligase SINA-like 11, translating into MERLMESVTVPCSNVKYGCAEKLTYYQKEEHEKECPNAPCFCPESSCSFAGVTDALLDHFTTQHKWPSTTIKYSEDVTFRLEPGLHFLRTKDRQIFLLNVVLEPVGHGISVVCIQPKATNFKFKCTVSYHSFSTSYYQISVYKIRSSSLSDGLPKGYNLILPKDEIADDGKGTLLTFSIDDPNPKAKVHEPICLKPFIRVMDQTAQGTLLFGVETSEVGYIDHISVPSHRFQMLFVAYAVIFFVGVERYNLLVLKDKYNK